A region from the Agrococcus sp. SL85 genome encodes:
- a CDS encoding ExeM/NucH family extracellular endonuclease, with translation MHARTTLGASAAVAIALTGLVATPAAAAEHPVINEFNADIAGTDAGEFVEVLAAPGTDLSGLSIAIVEGDLNARQGTILRVDAVPAADDEGLALLEYPVNGIQNGSASFLLVEGTVSSGQLVDADLDGTIDDGLGFTVLDAVGVHDGGADDLAWGTVLTTAHPGGTGVVGGASRIPNGTGTDAAADWVRNDYDGAGLPGRAGSPEVGEAIHTPGAPNRLVEEGGEEPPAPSSCEATPTAIGAAQGSGASTPILGQAVTIEGVVTGDWQAGGFGGITVQDAGDGDPATSDGIFVYAPGAPAVAQGDVVQVTGIAAEHFGMTQLSSATIVDCGEDAALPAPVALELPIADHEPFEGMLVTLPQELSILEHYDYGRYGQVVVGTGPDGTGRQFQPTAVAAPGSAEAQAVREANAANRITIDDGRSSQNSDPAIHPGNLQPFTLENGFRGGDTITGITGVLDWRFDTWAVQPTSAGTYTAANERPAAPSIEGATLEVASFNVLNYFTTLGSRGAATAEELERQESKIVAAITELDSAVVGLLEIENNDGVALDTLVAALNEAAPTGDGSLRWAGIDTGVLGTDEITTAIVYQPALVAPEGAFAVLDESVDPRFDTSRNRPALAQSFEDLATGRVLTVAVNHLKSKGSACEGDTGSPEQGNCNAVRTQAAAALADWLATDPTGAEADGSLIIGDLNSYDHEDPITTLEAAGWTDLLEAHQGEEAYTYVFDGMLGYLDYGLADAALAPSVVGAAAWHANSDEASLIDYTMAFKQPAQDALFAPDPYRASDHDAVVIGIAFEAEEPGDGDGDPGDGGPGDGDGDPGDGGPGDGGPGDGGPGDGDPGDGDGDPGQPGNPFDGLLSALLFLLALFGRWFGGLWR, from the coding sequence ATGCACGCACGCACCACGCTCGGCGCCTCGGCGGCCGTCGCGATCGCCCTGACCGGGCTCGTCGCGACACCCGCCGCCGCAGCAGAGCATCCGGTCATCAACGAGTTCAACGCGGACATCGCCGGCACCGACGCCGGCGAGTTCGTCGAGGTGCTCGCGGCGCCCGGCACCGACCTCAGCGGCCTCTCGATCGCGATCGTCGAGGGCGACCTCAACGCGCGCCAGGGCACGATCCTGCGCGTCGACGCGGTGCCCGCCGCCGACGACGAGGGGCTTGCGCTCCTCGAGTACCCGGTGAACGGCATCCAGAACGGCTCGGCCTCGTTCCTGCTCGTCGAGGGCACGGTCTCCAGCGGCCAGCTGGTCGACGCCGACCTCGACGGCACGATCGACGACGGCCTCGGCTTCACGGTGCTCGACGCGGTCGGCGTGCACGACGGCGGCGCCGACGATCTCGCGTGGGGCACGGTCCTCACCACCGCACACCCGGGCGGCACCGGCGTCGTCGGCGGCGCGAGCCGCATCCCCAACGGCACCGGAACGGATGCGGCAGCCGACTGGGTGCGGAACGACTACGACGGCGCGGGCCTGCCCGGTCGCGCCGGGAGCCCCGAGGTCGGCGAGGCGATCCACACCCCCGGTGCCCCCAACCGGCTGGTCGAGGAGGGCGGCGAGGAGCCGCCTGCGCCCAGCAGCTGCGAGGCGACGCCCACCGCGATCGGCGCGGCGCAGGGCTCGGGCGCCTCGACCCCGATCCTCGGCCAGGCCGTGACGATCGAGGGCGTCGTGACCGGCGACTGGCAGGCGGGCGGCTTCGGCGGCATCACCGTGCAGGACGCCGGCGACGGCGACCCCGCCACGAGCGACGGCATATTCGTGTACGCCCCGGGCGCCCCCGCGGTCGCGCAGGGCGACGTGGTGCAGGTCACCGGCATTGCCGCCGAGCACTTCGGCATGACGCAGCTCTCGAGCGCCACGATCGTCGACTGCGGCGAGGACGCGGCGCTGCCCGCGCCCGTCGCGCTCGAGCTGCCGATCGCCGACCACGAGCCCTTCGAGGGCATGCTCGTCACGCTCCCGCAGGAGCTGTCGATCCTCGAGCACTACGACTACGGCCGCTACGGGCAGGTGGTGGTGGGCACCGGCCCCGACGGCACGGGCCGCCAGTTCCAGCCGACCGCGGTCGCCGCGCCCGGCTCGGCCGAGGCCCAGGCGGTGCGCGAGGCCAACGCCGCGAACCGCATCACGATCGACGACGGCCGCTCGTCGCAGAACTCCGACCCCGCGATCCACCCGGGCAACCTGCAGCCCTTCACGCTCGAGAACGGCTTCCGCGGCGGCGACACGATCACCGGCATCACGGGCGTGCTCGACTGGCGCTTCGACACGTGGGCGGTGCAGCCGACCTCGGCGGGCACCTACACGGCCGCCAACGAGCGCCCGGCCGCGCCGTCCATCGAGGGCGCCACGCTCGAGGTCGCGTCGTTCAACGTGCTCAACTACTTCACGACGCTCGGCAGCCGAGGCGCCGCCACGGCCGAGGAGCTCGAGCGCCAGGAGTCGAAGATCGTCGCCGCCATCACCGAGCTCGACTCGGCCGTGGTCGGCCTGCTCGAGATCGAGAACAACGACGGCGTCGCCCTCGACACCCTGGTCGCAGCGCTCAACGAGGCGGCCCCGACCGGCGACGGCAGCCTCCGCTGGGCGGGCATCGACACCGGTGTGCTCGGCACCGACGAGATCACGACCGCGATCGTCTACCAGCCGGCGCTCGTCGCCCCCGAGGGCGCCTTCGCGGTGCTCGACGAGAGCGTCGACCCGCGCTTCGACACCTCGCGCAACCGCCCCGCGCTCGCGCAGTCCTTCGAGGACCTCGCGACCGGCCGGGTGCTCACCGTCGCCGTCAACCACCTGAAGTCCAAGGGCTCCGCGTGCGAGGGCGACACCGGCAGCCCCGAGCAGGGCAACTGCAACGCGGTGCGCACGCAGGCCGCGGCCGCCCTCGCCGACTGGCTCGCGACCGACCCGACGGGCGCGGAGGCCGACGGCTCGCTCATCATCGGCGACCTCAACTCCTACGACCACGAGGACCCGATCACGACGCTCGAGGCGGCCGGCTGGACCGACCTGCTCGAGGCGCACCAGGGCGAGGAGGCCTACACCTACGTCTTCGACGGCATGCTCGGCTACCTCGACTACGGCCTCGCCGACGCGGCGCTCGCGCCGAGCGTCGTGGGCGCGGCGGCCTGGCACGCGAACTCGGACGAGGCGAGCCTCATCGACTACACGATGGCGTTCAAGCAGCCCGCCCAGGACGCGCTCTTCGCGCCCGACCCGTACCGCGCGAGCGACCACGACGCCGTCGTGATCGGCATCGCGTTCGAGGCGGAGGAGCCGGGCGACGGCGACGGCGACCCGGGCGATGGCGGCCCTGGTGACGGCGACGGCGACCCGGGTGACGGCGGCCCCGGTGACGGCGGCCCCGGTGACGGCGGCCCCGGTGACGGCGACCCCGGCGACGGCGACGGCGACCCGGGCCAGCCCGGCAACCCGTTCGACGGGCTGCTGTCGGCGCTCCTCTTCCTGCTCGCCCTCTTCGGGCGCTGGTTCGGCGGCCTCTGGCGCTGA
- a CDS encoding DNA polymerase Y family protein, protein MGIEQTGGPDGQAAQRAPSRVRGRIGVLRVPDWPVVVARQTGALPAGGEQGSPGAVVHAMRIVACDEGARAEGVRPGMRIRDAQAAAPMLALAPADPVGESLAFERVLRAVHAVVPAAQPIGEGGLAFRMRGASRFYGSEAGAIAAVRGALAPMGLTAVVGVADDRFAAELAAEAGAIVPTGGSAAFLAALPVGVLGEGELAGMLHRLGVHTLGGFARLPDDSVRDRFGEAGLVALARARGDDDRRVEDPGLGEERVLRLAFEPGLEGTAELALAVREPVERFVRQLAEQRLVCSEIRIVLRAEEGRVSERLWRQPGFLRAPDIVDRMRWQLAESDLGSALVEVQALPERLDPDAEHMPGLWGGGGIDDRAKHALERLQGMLGREAVLTAAPGGGRLLAERGVLTPWGDAAPAVQQGPWPGALPAPRPTTVFRPPLAVRLVDGAGAQVEAEALDVREGAPAWFVPPAAGRRRVVAWAGPWPIRRRDLGDVVHRIQLLDGEGDAWVLLHADGAWLAEGCYT, encoded by the coding sequence GTGGGGATCGAGCAGACCGGAGGCCCGGACGGGCAGGCGGCGCAGCGCGCGCCGAGCCGCGTCCGTGGCCGCATCGGCGTGCTCCGCGTGCCCGACTGGCCCGTCGTCGTGGCGCGCCAGACCGGCGCCCTCCCCGCCGGGGGCGAGCAGGGCTCGCCCGGGGCCGTCGTGCACGCCATGCGCATCGTCGCGTGCGACGAGGGCGCTCGAGCCGAGGGCGTGCGTCCCGGCATGCGCATCCGCGACGCGCAGGCGGCCGCGCCCATGCTCGCGCTCGCGCCCGCGGATCCTGTGGGGGAGTCGCTCGCCTTCGAGCGGGTGCTGCGCGCCGTGCACGCCGTCGTGCCGGCCGCGCAGCCCATCGGCGAGGGCGGCCTCGCCTTCCGCATGCGCGGCGCGAGCCGCTTCTACGGCTCCGAGGCCGGCGCGATCGCCGCCGTGCGCGGCGCGCTCGCGCCCATGGGTCTGACGGCGGTCGTGGGCGTGGCCGACGACCGCTTCGCCGCAGAACTCGCCGCCGAGGCGGGCGCGATCGTGCCGACGGGCGGCAGTGCCGCGTTCCTCGCCGCCCTGCCCGTGGGGGTGCTGGGCGAGGGCGAGCTCGCGGGCATGCTCCACCGCCTCGGCGTGCACACCCTCGGCGGCTTCGCGCGCCTCCCCGACGACAGCGTGCGCGACCGCTTCGGCGAGGCCGGGCTCGTCGCGCTCGCCCGCGCGCGCGGCGACGACGACCGTCGGGTGGAGGATCCGGGGCTCGGCGAGGAGCGCGTGCTGCGCCTCGCGTTCGAGCCCGGGCTCGAGGGCACGGCCGAGCTGGCGCTCGCGGTGCGCGAGCCCGTGGAGCGCTTCGTGCGGCAGCTGGCCGAGCAGCGGCTCGTGTGCAGCGAGATCCGCATCGTGCTGCGCGCCGAGGAGGGGCGCGTGAGCGAGCGGCTCTGGCGGCAGCCGGGGTTCCTGCGCGCTCCCGACATCGTCGACCGGATGCGGTGGCAGCTGGCCGAGAGCGACCTCGGCTCGGCGCTCGTCGAGGTGCAGGCGCTGCCCGAGCGGCTCGACCCCGACGCCGAGCACATGCCGGGCCTGTGGGGCGGGGGCGGCATCGACGACCGCGCGAAGCACGCGCTCGAGCGGCTGCAGGGCATGCTCGGGCGCGAGGCGGTGCTCACGGCCGCGCCCGGCGGCGGGCGGCTGCTCGCCGAGCGCGGCGTGCTCACGCCCTGGGGCGACGCCGCGCCCGCCGTGCAGCAGGGGCCGTGGCCGGGCGCGCTGCCCGCCCCGAGGCCGACGACCGTGTTCCGGCCGCCGCTCGCGGTGCGGCTCGTCGACGGGGCGGGCGCGCAGGTGGAGGCCGAGGCGCTCGACGTGCGCGAGGGCGCGCCCGCCTGGTTCGTGCCGCCCGCGGCGGGCCGCCGCCGCGTGGTGGCGTGGGCGGGGCCGTGGCCCATCCGGCGCCGCGACCTCGGCGACGTCGTGCACCGCATCCAGCTGCTCGACGGCGAGGGCGATGCCTGGGTGCTGCTGCACGCCGACGGCGCCTGGCTCGCCGAGGGCTGCTACACGTGA
- a CDS encoding beta strand repeat-containing protein: MSGNQAVVSISAPVTIGGNAIGIAGDAESTDAASNSSAQQPSADVSTSGIGGLLSGSTALVSVAAPVTVSGNSLGVLGDATSEGSSASSASTGSSGSGSTASGDDGIASGILGVVDVAAPVTVSGNAIGVAGDASSEGSEATASSDSGEAATSTSGDDGLRSGGQVLGDVAAPVAVGGNAVGVLGDASSEGATTGSATTGAGSGASTSGDDGVLSGTVADASAAAPVAVGGNAVAVGGDAVSEGAMTGSGSTAGEAGSASGDEGLLGGVLADVEAAAPVAVGGNAVGVLGDASSEGATTGSGSTAGEAGSASGDDGLLGGVLADVEAAAPVAVGGNAVAVGGDAVSEGAMTGSGSTAGEAGSASGDEGLLGGVLADVEAAAPVAVGGNAVGVLGDASSEGATTGSGSTAGEAGSASGDDGLLGGVLADVEAAAPVAVGGNAVAVGGDAVSEGAMTGSGSTAGEAGSASGDEGLLGGVLADVEAAAPVAVGGNAVGVLGDASSEGATTGSGSTAGEAGSASGDDGLLGGVLADVEAAAPVAVGGNAVAVGGDAVSEGAMTGSGSTAGEAGSASGDDGLLGGIVAEVGAALPVAVGGNAVAVGGDATTEGSDTSASAPGAGDGTAGEVGDGLLGGIIGGIGVELPVAIGCNALGVLGDASTGDCATAAGPTDPTDPVDPTDPTDPVDPTDPTDPVGPTDPVDPTDPTDPVDPTDPTDPVDPTDPTDPTDPTDPTDPTDPTDPTDPTDPTDPMVPGDPGQPGDSGKTDLSVQEEAAGMLPQTGASVTGLALPALALLLLGAVLLLVGGRARMTR, from the coding sequence GTGTCGGGCAACCAGGCGGTGGTGTCGATCTCGGCGCCGGTGACGATCGGCGGCAACGCCATCGGGATCGCCGGCGACGCCGAGTCGACCGATGCCGCATCGAACAGCTCGGCGCAGCAGCCGTCGGCCGACGTCTCGACGTCCGGCATCGGCGGCCTGCTCTCGGGCAGCACCGCGCTCGTCTCGGTCGCCGCTCCGGTGACCGTCTCGGGCAACTCGCTGGGCGTGCTCGGCGACGCGACGAGCGAGGGCTCGTCGGCGTCGTCGGCGTCGACCGGCTCGTCGGGCTCCGGCTCGACGGCCTCGGGCGACGACGGCATCGCCTCGGGCATCCTGGGCGTCGTCGACGTCGCGGCACCGGTGACGGTGTCCGGCAACGCGATCGGCGTCGCCGGCGACGCGTCGTCGGAGGGCTCGGAGGCCACGGCCTCGAGCGACTCGGGCGAGGCGGCGACCTCGACGTCGGGCGATGACGGGCTGCGCTCGGGCGGTCAGGTGCTCGGCGACGTCGCGGCTCCGGTGGCGGTCGGCGGCAACGCCGTGGGCGTGCTGGGTGACGCGTCGAGCGAGGGTGCCACGACGGGCTCGGCGACGACTGGCGCGGGATCGGGCGCGTCGACCTCCGGTGACGACGGCGTGCTGTCCGGCACCGTCGCGGACGCTTCGGCTGCTGCTCCGGTCGCGGTCGGCGGCAACGCCGTTGCGGTCGGTGGCGACGCTGTGAGCGAGGGTGCCATGACGGGCTCGGGCTCGACCGCTGGCGAGGCCGGTTCGGCCTCGGGCGACGAGGGCCTGCTCGGTGGCGTGCTGGCGGATGTCGAGGCTGCTGCTCCGGTGGCGGTCGGCGGCAACGCCGTGGGCGTGCTGGGTGACGCGTCGAGCGAGGGTGCCACGACGGGCTCGGGCTCGACGGCCGGCGAGGCCGGTTCGGCCTCGGGCGATGACGGCCTGCTCGGTGGCGTGCTGGCGGATGTCGAGGCTGCGGCTCCGGTCGCGGTCGGCGGCAACGCCGTTGCGGTCGGTGGCGACGCTGTGAGCGAGGGTGCCATGACGGGCTCGGGCTCGACCGCTGGCGAGGCCGGTTCGGCCTCGGGCGACGAGGGCCTGCTCGGTGGCGTGCTGGCGGATGTCGAGGCTGCTGCTCCGGTGGCGGTCGGCGGCAACGCCGTGGGCGTGCTGGGTGACGCGTCGAGCGAGGGTGCCACGACGGGCTCGGGCTCGACGGCCGGCGAGGCCGGTTCGGCCTCGGGCGATGACGGCCTGCTCGGTGGCGTGCTGGCGGATGTCGAGGCTGCGGCTCCGGTCGCGGTCGGCGGCAACGCCGTTGCGGTCGGTGGCGACGCTGTGAGCGAGGGTGCCATGACGGGCTCGGGCTCGACCGCTGGCGAGGCCGGTTCGGCCTCGGGCGACGAGGGCCTGCTCGGTGGCGTGCTGGCGGATGTCGAGGCTGCTGCTCCGGTGGCGGTCGGCGGCAACGCCGTGGGCGTGCTGGGTGACGCGTCGAGCGAGGGTGCCACGACGGGCTCGGGCTCGACGGCCGGCGAGGCCGGTTCGGCCTCGGGCGATGACGGCCTGCTCGGTGGCGTGCTGGCGGATGTCGAGGCTGCGGCTCCGGTCGCGGTCGGCGGCAACGCCGTTGCGGTCGGTGGCGACGCTGTGAGCGAGGGTGCCATGACGGGCTCGGGCTCGACCGCTGGCGAGGCCGGTTCGGCCTCGGGCGACGACGGGCTGCTCGGCGGCATCGTGGCCGAGGTCGGCGCTGCGCTCCCCGTGGCCGTCGGCGGCAACGCCGTGGCCGTGGGCGGCGACGCCACGACCGAGGGGTCGGACACGTCGGCCTCCGCTCCCGGCGCCGGTGACGGCACCGCGGGCGAGGTCGGCGACGGCCTCCTCGGCGGGATCATCGGCGGCATCGGCGTCGAGCTCCCCGTGGCGATCGGCTGCAACGCGCTCGGCGTGCTCGGCGACGCCTCGACGGGCGACTGCGCCACGGCCGCCGGCCCGACGGACCCGACGGACCCGGTCGACCCGACGGACCCGACGGACCCGGTCGACCCGACGGACCCGACGGACCCGGTCGGCCCGACGGACCCGGTCGACCCGACGGACCCGACGGACCCGGTCGACCCGACGGACCCGACGGACCCGGTCGACCCGACGGACCCGACGGACCCGACGGACCCGACGGACCCGACGGACCCGACGGACCCGACGGACCCGACGGACCCGACGGACCCGACGGACCCGATGGTGCCCGGTGACCCGGGCCAGCCCGGTGACAGCGGCAAGACCGACCTGTCGGTGCAGGAGGAGGCTGCCGGCATGCTCCCGCAGACCGGCGCCTCGGTGACGGGGCTCGCGCTGCCTGCGCTCGCCCTGCTCCTGCTCGGCGCGGTCCTGCTGCTCGTGGGAGGCCGCGCTCGCATGACGCGGTGA
- a CDS encoding 1-phosphofructokinase family hexose kinase: MATTADDASVARAADAASAPDPRQEAVRGPVLCVTTNPAIDITYTIDELRPGTSHRVPTGLARAGGKGVNVARVLHQRGEEALVVAPVGGPVRDIFVHDLDRSRIPHRLVEVDAPTRRTTAIVTPAGTTNLNERGQAIGADEWSRVLDALREEAGRARLVICSGSLPPQTPEGLCTSIVRIAAEAGAHVIVDVGGEQLRQAVASGARAAKPNRHELLEAMGGSDPLDAARRLAASGTGTVFASLDVEGMLAVLPDGRAWHAMLDGVLEGNPTGAGDAAVAALAQALCEGVPLEEQARARDGVVGGGRAGAAGGLDRRSRGAARAHPHPPDRLMRDRAGALRPPAFREAPGSGALVR; the protein is encoded by the coding sequence ATGGCGACGACCGCCGACGACGCGAGCGTCGCACGAGCCGCTGACGCGGCGTCCGCGCCCGACCCCCGCCAGGAGGCCGTCCGCGGCCCGGTCCTCTGCGTGACCACGAACCCCGCGATCGACATCACGTACACGATCGACGAGCTGCGGCCCGGCACGAGCCACCGAGTGCCCACGGGGCTCGCACGCGCGGGCGGCAAGGGCGTGAACGTCGCGCGGGTGCTGCACCAGCGCGGCGAGGAGGCGCTCGTCGTCGCCCCCGTCGGCGGTCCCGTGCGCGACATCTTCGTGCACGACCTCGACCGCTCCCGGATCCCCCATCGACTCGTCGAGGTCGACGCGCCCACGCGCCGCACGACCGCGATCGTCACGCCCGCGGGCACCACGAACCTCAACGAGCGCGGCCAGGCGATCGGCGCGGACGAGTGGTCGCGCGTGCTCGACGCGCTGCGCGAGGAGGCCGGCCGCGCGCGCCTCGTGATCTGCTCCGGCTCGCTCCCCCCGCAGACCCCGGAGGGCCTGTGCACGTCGATCGTGCGCATCGCCGCCGAGGCCGGCGCCCACGTCATCGTCGACGTCGGCGGCGAGCAGCTGCGGCAGGCGGTCGCCTCGGGCGCGCGCGCCGCGAAGCCCAACCGCCACGAGCTGCTCGAGGCCATGGGCGGCAGCGATCCGCTCGACGCCGCGCGCCGCCTCGCGGCCTCCGGGACCGGCACCGTGTTCGCCTCCCTCGACGTCGAGGGCATGCTCGCGGTGCTGCCCGACGGCCGCGCCTGGCACGCGATGCTCGACGGCGTGCTCGAGGGCAACCCGACCGGCGCCGGCGACGCCGCGGTCGCCGCGCTCGCGCAGGCGCTGTGCGAGGGCGTGCCGCTCGAGGAGCAGGCTCGCGCGCGCGACGGCGTGGTCGGCGGCGGCCGTGCTGGCGCCGCAGGCGGGCTCGATCGGCGATCCCGAGGAGCTGCGCGGGCGCATCCGCATCCGCCCGATCGGCTGATGCGGGACCGCGCCGGAGCCCTCCGACCCCCAGCCTTCCGGGAGGCGCCGGGCAGCGGCGCGCTGGTACGGTGA
- a CDS encoding GNAT family N-acetyltransferase, which yields MDTLRLEELSAGNVVAANGMTLKRGQEAFLAANARLDEFVNVQSAWQRVVFDGDEPVAFVMAYFDPEVDREEYRSSVLRMYVAGNAQRKGVGTYTVEQVAEEARRQGFDSLYAVWEDGDQGPGRFFQAVGFEVVGESEYGEVIGRKAL from the coding sequence ATGGACACCCTGCGCCTCGAAGAGCTCTCGGCCGGCAACGTCGTCGCGGCCAACGGCATGACGCTGAAGCGTGGCCAGGAGGCGTTCCTCGCCGCGAACGCGCGGCTCGACGAGTTCGTGAACGTGCAGAGCGCGTGGCAGCGGGTCGTCTTCGACGGTGACGAGCCCGTCGCCTTCGTCATGGCCTACTTCGACCCCGAGGTCGACCGCGAGGAGTACCGCTCGAGCGTGCTGCGGATGTACGTGGCCGGCAACGCCCAGCGCAAGGGCGTCGGCACCTACACCGTCGAGCAGGTCGCCGAGGAGGCGCGCCGCCAGGGCTTCGACAGCCTCTACGCCGTCTGGGAGGACGGCGACCAGGGGCCCGGCCGCTTCTTCCAGGCGGTCGGCTTCGAGGTCGTCGGCGAGTCGGAGTACGGCGAGGTCATCGGCCGCAAGGCCCTCTAG
- a CDS encoding ABC transporter ATP-binding protein: MSIQGVQGEERDDYTKEESRALRKRSQRLLLELVRPHRRTLVGIAALVIVATGMTVAGPAILAFGINVALPALQADDAMPLWLAGGGYVVAAILSGIAFYVFTIGTAKVSQAVLLTLRRRLFDHTQRLSLEFHESYTSGRIIARQTSDLESIRDLLDQGLNELVRGVLFMTFTAIAMIVLDPTSGIVILIALVPATLLTRWFQSRSTVLFRETRTTSAQMIVKFVETMTGIRAVKAFRTEPENERDFGGKVEAYRDANFRTIQIFGIYEPGIMSIGALTIASVVTVGAFRVLEGELAVGSLLAVALYARTFFQPIQGIGMFFNGYQSAAAALEKISGVLEERPTVPEPQRPRALPQARGAIDFDGVEFAYGEGKVVLPGFDLDIPAGQTIALVGTTGAGKSTLAKLVSRFYDPSAGAVRLDGVDLRELADEDLRRAVVMVTQEAYLFSGSVADNIALGRPGASDEEIEAAARAVGAHTFIEALPDGYDTDVNKRGGRVSAGQRQLLSFARAFLADPRVLILDEATASLDIPSERLVQEGLTTLLADRTAIIIAHRLSTVAIADRVLVMEHGRIIEDGSPAELIEQGGKFASLHRAWRDSLV; this comes from the coding sequence ATGAGCATCCAGGGCGTCCAGGGCGAGGAGCGCGACGACTACACGAAAGAGGAGTCGCGCGCGCTCCGCAAGCGCTCGCAGCGGCTGCTGCTCGAGCTCGTGCGGCCGCACCGCCGCACCCTCGTGGGCATCGCCGCCCTCGTCATCGTGGCGACGGGCATGACGGTCGCGGGCCCCGCGATCCTCGCGTTCGGCATCAACGTGGCGCTGCCGGCGCTCCAGGCCGACGACGCGATGCCGCTGTGGCTCGCGGGCGGCGGCTACGTCGTGGCCGCGATCCTCTCCGGCATCGCGTTCTACGTCTTCACGATCGGCACGGCGAAGGTCAGCCAGGCGGTGCTGCTGACGCTGCGCCGGCGGCTGTTCGACCACACGCAGCGCCTCAGCCTGGAGTTCCACGAGTCCTACACGTCCGGCCGCATCATCGCGCGCCAGACGAGCGACCTCGAGTCGATCCGCGACCTGCTCGACCAGGGGCTCAACGAGCTCGTGCGCGGCGTGCTGTTCATGACCTTCACGGCCATCGCGATGATCGTGCTCGACCCCACGAGCGGCATCGTCATCCTCATCGCGCTCGTGCCGGCGACGCTGCTCACCCGCTGGTTCCAATCGCGCTCCACGGTGCTGTTCCGCGAGACCCGCACGACGAGCGCGCAGATGATCGTGAAGTTCGTCGAGACGATGACGGGCATCCGCGCCGTCAAGGCGTTCCGCACCGAGCCCGAGAACGAGCGCGACTTCGGCGGCAAGGTCGAGGCGTACCGCGACGCGAACTTCCGCACCATCCAGATCTTCGGCATCTACGAGCCGGGCATCATGTCGATCGGCGCGCTCACGATCGCCTCGGTCGTGACGGTCGGCGCGTTCCGCGTGCTCGAGGGCGAGCTCGCGGTCGGCTCGCTGCTGGCGGTCGCGCTCTACGCGCGCACCTTCTTCCAGCCCATCCAGGGCATCGGCATGTTCTTCAACGGCTACCAGTCGGCGGCCGCGGCCCTCGAGAAGATCTCGGGCGTGCTCGAGGAGCGGCCCACGGTGCCCGAGCCGCAGCGCCCGCGCGCGCTGCCGCAGGCTCGCGGCGCGATCGACTTCGACGGCGTCGAGTTCGCGTACGGCGAGGGCAAGGTCGTGCTGCCGGGCTTCGACCTCGACATCCCGGCCGGGCAGACGATCGCGCTCGTCGGCACGACGGGCGCCGGCAAGTCGACCCTCGCGAAGCTCGTCTCGCGCTTCTACGACCCCTCGGCGGGCGCGGTGCGCCTCGACGGGGTCGACCTGCGCGAGCTCGCCGACGAGGACCTCCGCCGCGCGGTCGTCATGGTGACGCAGGAGGCGTACCTCTTCTCCGGCTCCGTCGCCGACAACATCGCGCTCGGCAGGCCCGGGGCCAGCGACGAGGAGATCGAGGCCGCCGCACGCGCGGTGGGCGCGCACACCTTCATCGAGGCGCTGCCGGACGGCTACGACACCGACGTGAACAAGCGCGGCGGGCGCGTGAGCGCAGGCCAGCGGCAGCTGCTGTCGTTCGCGCGCGCGTTCCTCGCCGACCCGCGGGTGCTCATCCTCGACGAGGCCACGGCCTCGCTCGACATCCCCTCCGAGCGGCTCGTGCAGGAGGGCCTCACGACCCTCCTGGCCGACCGCACGGCGATCATCATCGCCCACCGGCTCTCGACGGTGGCGATCGCGGATCGCGTGCTCGTGATGGAGCACGGCCGGATCATCGAGGACGGCAGCCCTGCCGAGCTCATCGAGCAGGGCGGCAAGTTCGCCTCGCTGCACCGGGCCTGGCGCGACTCGCTCGTCTGA